TTAATTTTAAATCTTATATAACCAATTCGAGAAGGGTAGGTAGTTTTATTGGTCCTGTTTGGAGCCACGTGCATCAGCTAACGTGGCTTCCTTCCTTCCCTTTTACGAGAAAAACGCCTAAACTATTGACGAcccaaaataaaacaaatagtactaaccctaaaccctaaaaaaaGAATTATAAATAGAAGATTCAACACTAAAGGAAATAGGAATCAAAGTAGTAAGGAAGGATGAGGACTACAGTGAAGGAATCAACAATGGTAAAACCATTGAAAGAAACACCGAGTGGAAGTGTGTGGCTCTCAAATTTAGACTTAGTTTTCTCCGACACCTACCATAGTCGGGTGGTCTACTTCTACCGCTCCGATCGCGGCCCCGGCTTCTTCGACACCGCGGCGCTCAAGGAAGCTCTGAGCCGGGCCCTTGTTGAGTTCTACCCGTATGCAGGCAGGCTGAGAAGGGACGACAACGGCCGTATTGAGATCAACTGCAACGATGAGGGGGTTTCCTTCGTGGAGGCAGAGTGCGACGGCTCCATCGATGACTTGGGTGATTTTGCCATCCCCAAGCCTCACCTCAGCCTCACCCCCACCGTCGATTACTCGAAAGGAATTTCCACTTTTCCACTTCTTCTGCTCAAGGTGCGTTTCAATTACTATTATTGTCCATACATTccaaaagtttcatttttggagCTCATTCATGTGAATTTCTCTACGTTGCAAAATGGTGTCAGCTACTCCACAATTCCTACTCCATCTACTCAcaacaatataaaataatccactaacttttaaCACTATTTTTGAATTCGGCAAACACAGTTAACTCGGTTCAAATGCGGCGGAGCAAGCATAGGTTTGGCCAATGAGCATCACACGTCAGACGGGATTTCCGCAAACAATTTGATGCGCACGTGGTCGGAAATCGCTCGCGGCCTAACCACCGTCCCTACTGTTTCCCTGGACCGGCGCGTCCTCTCGGCGCGCGAGCCCCCGCAGCCCCGGTTCCGCCACATCGAGCACCACCCTCCTCCGTCGCTCAAAACCCCTCTCGACGGCCCCGCCGGTGACCCAACGTTCTCCACTTTCAAGCTCAGCCGCGACTTCATCAACGGCCTCAAGAAAAAATGCAACGAAAGCAGCGGCGGTGCGAATTACACCATGTACGAGGTGGTGGCGGGCCACGTGTGGCGCTGTGTGAGCATTGCCCGCGGCCTGCCGCTGGAGCAGGAGACGAAGCTGCAGTTTCCGGTGGATGCGCGGCAGAGGCTGCGGCCCCCTCTCCCGCCTGGCTATTTCGGCAACGGGATCTTCTATAGTGGCGCATTTGCTTTGGTTGGGGATCTGGTTTCGAAGCCGTTGAGGTTCGCGGTGGAGATAGTGCACGAGGCAATCGCTAGAATGGACGACGAATACATGAGGTCTGCTTTGGATTACCTGGAGTTGTATATGCGGAATGTGGAAGGCATTGTTCGCAGCCAAAACAATGTGAAATGCCCCAATTTCGGGGTAACGAGCTGGGTTAGGCTGCCGGTTCACAAGGCAGAATTCGGGTTGGGGAAGCCTGTTTTTGTGGGTCCCGGTGGAGCTCTCTCGGAAGGAAAGAGTTTTCTGTATCCTGATCAGGAGAATGAAGAGATCTTGTTGCTTGCAATCACGCTGCACCACCAACATATGGAACGATTTCAAAAGTTGCTATACGACAAAGATTCATGCATGATGCCGGAAATTTAACCGTTTGGTTAatacgtgtgtgtgtgtgtgtgtgtgtgtgagagagaaagtGTGGTGTGTTTTCAATAATTGCATGTACTGTGCATTCAGTGATTTATGTGTGTGTTCAATGACCttcaaatttgatttccatgaatttaatttcaattctGATGTATTTGTACTTTTAGTTTGTTGCAAAAGTTTccgaattttttttgtttaccgCATGCATATGAATAGTCGTTGTTATTACCTATTTTTGTATAACATGAAATTCCTTTGTTCACCGTCTAAAagaattattttgtcatttttagttGTTCATGATTCAATAaagtcatttactttttttttcacttttgatATACGAATCTCACATTCTACCATttttttacactcacaatctattataaaactaatatggaGTATGTTTAATcatacataatttttttattacgtTCCAAATGTAAAAGATGAAAATAAGTTACTCATTGCAGCATTTCAAAATGGCGATTCCGTCAtcttggcggcccccacactccgactcgacatcatgtgagggggttaaattagggtacgcagtagcccgttaagggagATGCCTTAACCCACTtactgccagaagcccatctccgaatgcctcacacttgtgcctgagagatggaagcaactacacacacttgtgcctgagagatggaagcaactacacgacagcagtggAATTTGAACCCAGACTCATTGCaacaagatctgcccctccgttgccaactgcgctacgctcCTGCCGGCGAAAATAAGTTACTCATATTAACCAACGAACTAgattaatggatgagattaatACTTTTATATGGACAAATAACGTTGTCTTTGACCGATAAATACCATCATTGCATGTTTTTAAATTCTATATTTGGtcagttttaaaaaaataatcacatttagggataatataaattttaatgagaaattgataaagtaagaaagatagagaaaaaagtgggtaaagtatgagagcGAGGAGGAAAAGTggaaaaagtatgagagaaactttcaatttttagatgtgggactattttttgtggacatcccaaaatgacaaaatgagactatttttcatggataggagaaatattattttatacattaacatattttattactccctccgctcCCTCATAGTTGAAGTggaacttttcggcacggagtttaacaAATGGATGTTGAGTgttttaaataaatagataaaatagtaagagagaaaaaaaaaatagagagaataaagtagaaagtgaataaagtagagaaaataaagtaatagagagtaaagtaagagtaaGAAAAAGTGTTACTATTATATAGAAATTGGCTCAACTATGATGGAACGAATGAAGTATCATTTAACATATAAATAAGTTGTTATCATGTGTATAAAAGTaatcaaaattattaatttgattaCACTATCATGTGTATAAAAGTAATCAAAAGTAATCAAAATTGTCATGTGTATAAAAGTAATCaatatttattcttttaattctACCCCCACTATTTTATTACACTATTATGAATTATTCCGACGGACACTTCCTTCGAGATCACATCTCAGTCTACATCGTAGCATGTTACTTTGCCAAATCATAATTGATCACTACCTGAAATAGTGAAATGTATGAGTTCAATGCACAATACTCCccgtgttttaaaaaaaatatgcattttggattcaacacgaattttaatataaaattgtaaattagaagtagagtaaaaaaataattaaagtattattagtagagAGTAGatctcatctcattagagagaaaaacctttacaaaattagaaagtgcatattttcaTATGAGAAATCGTGCATGAAATTTCCCCAATCAAATCAATTTGATATGGTTTGCTTGAGGTCAACAATGAGCTGGTTGTCCAATTTTAGTTGATGTGATCAATCATCTTTTAATTTCAGTTGATGTGATCAAccatctttattttattttgcattttcaAATTGCAACCATTGTTGAGATCAGAAAAATGGCTTACAAACTCCAACCCCTCATCACCATTCTTGAAGGAATCCATGATTCAACAatatcatttactttttttgaCTTTTGATATGCTAATCTCACGTTCAACTAATTTTCCACAGTCACGATATGTTACAAAATTAATACGGAGTATGTTTAATCGTAcataatttttttgtattttacgTTTCAAATGTTAAAGTATGCTTATACTACTACAAATCAATTTAGAGATTTAGAAGATGAAAATAAGTTATTCCTATTAACCAACGAACTAgattaatggatgagattaatACTTTTATATGAACAAATAATGTTGGCTTTGACTGATAAATACATGTATATTTGGCCAGTTTTGAAAAATAGTCATATTTGTGGaaggcacaagttttaatgaaaaattagtaaagtaggagaaatacgaaaaaaaatgggtaaagtatgagagcgaggagaaaaagtaggaaaaatataagaaaaactttccatttttagaaaagaTTGTGAATGTAAATCTCACGttcaactaattttttatttataaaactaatacgaAGTATGTTTAATCGTacataactttttttattttacatttcaAATGTAAAAGTACATTTATACTACTACAAATCAATTTAGAGATTTAGAAGATGAAAAAAAGTTACTCCTATTAACCAACGAACTAgattaatggatgagattaatACTCTTATATGGACAAATAATGTTGGCTTTAACTTTTTTGTATTTTACATTTCAAATGTAAAGGTATGTTTATACTACTACAAATCAATTTAGAGATTTAGgtcatccacaatggggcggacgatagcgcacCCGATACaccgcggacgacggacgatgcgtcgtccgcggacgaagcgcggacgatagagcatcgtccgcccactgtgggcgacgcggacgatgcgcggatgatgcaacgcgttttagtttttttttttaattcgaaaattttgttatatatatactccagcttcacttttcatttgtaacttttcgattaacttttaaactctcaaattacgctataaaatggattccggtggatactcaagtcctggtagcccgatgtttggagatggcgcacggtggtcgggtacacaacctggcgaatatcggtcgttcgacgccaacacgcagtacgatccggacttcagtacggattcgttcggtctctccgacatggagccgtctccaactcgccctgtCATCGCTTCCCGTCGTGCCGCCGCCCCCTCCGCCacccccgccagaaagaagcggaccaagcaccgggcgcacaagttgccacctccgaaaacttgtgaagagtacgcccccagccgtacgaactaccagccggatgaaaccctcgtcttggcaaggtgttgggtggatatatcggatatatcaatgatttttttgccgttcttttagttaatcgttgtgttttttaataagtttgcatttatatatttgaaaacatttaaattaaataacaaaataatagtaaaatgcttagggcgcaccttagggtgccccactgcaggtggaagggtaggaggataaaatgctgacgtggcgatGCATAGGGCAGGCTTTAGGGTGCGCCGTGCTGTAATAACCGCGATCTAATTTCTCGGAAAGTACGAATTACAGactagaaatttaaagaaaatgaatGAAAGAGCATTCGTTTATATTCTTGAGTAACCAAAACACGATATTTAGAATTTCCAATTTAAATCGAGTTTTACAAATTTTGACgatgaaaataaagaaatatacACAAGAATGCTAAGGAGAGAAACGTACGTCGGGGATCTTTTCTTTTCCCTGAGCCAAACCGCACCCACCGCGGCCCGTGCACCCGTCGATTCCGGGCAGCGAGCACGATGGCTGAGGCAACGAACCCGTCGCGGAGACAGCAGCTGGGCAGCCATGTTCTCCTCCAATCACCTCAGCTCCCCCATGTACACCCTGCAGaaatcaaacaagaaacatgaTTTCAATAGTCCT
This sequence is a window from Salvia splendens isolate huo1 chromosome 5, SspV2, whole genome shotgun sequence. Protein-coding genes within it:
- the LOC121802346 gene encoding rosmarinate synthase-like — its product is MRTTVKESTMVKPLKETPSGSVWLSNLDLVFSDTYHSRVVYFYRSDRGPGFFDTAALKEALSRALVEFYPYAGRLRRDDNGRIEINCNDEGVSFVEAECDGSIDDLGDFAIPKPHLSLTPTVDYSKGISTFPLLLLKLTRFKCGGASIGLANEHHTSDGISANNLMRTWSEIARGLTTVPTVSLDRRVLSAREPPQPRFRHIEHHPPPSLKTPLDGPAGDPTFSTFKLSRDFINGLKKKCNESSGGANYTMYEVVAGHVWRCVSIARGLPLEQETKLQFPVDARQRLRPPLPPGYFGNGIFYSGAFALVGDLVSKPLRFAVEIVHEAIARMDDEYMRSALDYLELYMRNVEGIVRSQNNVKCPNFGVTSWVRLPVHKAEFGLGKPVFVGPGGALSEGKSFLYPDQENEEILLLAITLHHQHMERFQKLLYDKDSCMMPEI